The segment AGGGAGCTTCAGGCGAAGAAGGAGCTTTTTGAGGAAACGGAGCGCTTCGGGCACTTCCATCCGAATTATCATGAAGCGAAGGAGCAGGTCAGCGCGGTGGAGGCGAAGCTGGAGGGAATTGAGGAGGTTGCTCGATTTAAGCTGGCAGAGAAGAATCTGGATGAGCTGCTGCACAGCATGTCGGAGACCATTGCCTTTTCCGTATCAGACAGCATCAAGGTTCCGAGCAACGATCCGCTGCCGAAGAAGGGCTGTGGCAGCGGTGGCGGCTGTCAGTGCGGATAAATAGCGGCACAATAGTTGAAGAGAGCGAGGCGATGGGTATTCATGCTGGCGGAACGAACAGGCTTTATTATATGGGTGAGTGATATTAAAGCAGCTAGAAATCTGGAGAAGTATGGGAGCGTTCATTATATTTCCCGCCGCATGCAGTATGTCGTCATGTACGTCAATGCAGACCGTGCGGAGGAGACGGCACGTAACGTTCGGCGGCTGTCCTATGTGCGCAAGATTGAGCGCTCGTACCGGAATGAGATCAAGAAGGAATATAGCAGCAAGACACCGGATAAAACGCAGTTTTACGGGGTCTAAGCAAGCAGGTGAGCAGGGTGAAGCGGCCGATACGGCCGCTTTTTTTGAATCCTGAAACATATATTCATATCTAAAAAAGTTTATCTTCTTGTGCGGATATGAGGAATGTTGTAATATGTTGGGTATATATACATAGATAGAAAGACCCATATGGTGGGAGATGATCATGGATGAGAGATAAAGGCACGGAGCGCTGGAGTACGTACGAGCCCTTCTATATCACATTGAATGATAAGAAAATAGCGGATATTGTCATCACGCATCATGCACGGCAGCGGTACGAGGAACGGCTGAAGGCCGAAGGAGCACAGCAGGAGGAGATCGGGGCCTGGATGTGGGAATGCCTGAAGCAGAACCGGATTACGCCGTATTACAAGAACGAGCAGGATGTCTATTTGATCGATGAGGATCTTGTCATGGTGGCTGAATTCTCGGAGCTGGAGCATGAACGGGATTTGATTGGAAATCCGCTGCACCAGATGATTATCGTTACCTTTCTCGGCCGGATGTCCGAAACGATTGAGCTTCGGGATCTGAAGTCGTATTATTCCTGGCTGCGTCATTCCCGCCGGATGACCCTGGTCAAGAACAGCCGCAAACGCAAATAAGAGCAGACGTGCCTGAAGCCGCGCGAATGCTCTTTTTTTGTGCTTGGGGATGCTTGTCCGGTACAATGAAGCTGGATAAAACGCACGATTTGATGCTATAAATGAACCATAAGGGAGTGAAGAGAGATGCAGCATCATGATCGCCAAGGAGCATGTGATCTACATAGTCACACGACCGCTTCGGATGGGATGAACAGCCCGTCAGAACAAGTTTCTCTCGCGAGGAAAAAGGGTCTTGCCGCCGTGGCCATTACCGATCACGATACGGTAGCAGGCGTGCAGGAGGCGCTGGAGGCCGCGCCCACCGGAATCCTTGTCGTTCCCGGCGTAGAAATTAGTACCCAGGCCGGCGGCAAGGATATTCACGTGCTCGGTTATTATATAAATCATCGCGACGAGCTCCTGGGAGAGCGGCTTCGCCGGCTGAGGGATACCCGCGAAGCGCGGAACCACATGATCATCCGCCGGCTGAACAGCCTCGGCATGAGCATCACGATGGAGGAGGTCATTTCCGGCTTGGGCCGTGAACTGAAGCCTGATGAGAGCATTGGCCGGCCGCATATCGCGGATGTATTAGTGGCCAAAGGATACGCACAGGATCTGCGGGACGCCTTTGACCGTTATCTGGCTCAGGGCAAGCCGGGCTATGCACCCCAGCCTAGAATTACACCGGCAGAGGCCTGTGCATGGATTACGGAAGCAGGCGGAGCAGCCGTGCTGGCGCATCCTGGCTTGTACGGGGAGGACGCCCTTGTTCAAGCTTTGCTTGCCGAAGGAGGGTTTGACGGGATCGAGGTGTATCATGCGGACCATGGTGCTCAGGAAGAAGAACGGTACCGCCGGATGGGGGAGGAGAGAGGACTCATTCTGACGGGAGGCTCGGATTATCATGGGGAGCGCCAGGGGGTTGTCTTTCACGGAGACCTCGGTTCTAAGACGGTTCCTGTATCGGTGCTTAATCAGCTTCAAGCTGTGTGCCGTCGAGGCGGAGCCTCATTCCAGTAAAAAAAGCTGTGCCTGATTTCGGGGGATACCCGGTGCAGGCACAGCTTTTTTTGAGGGTTGGTATCAAGACTGGTGGGAAGGCTGCTCAGCTTCGCTGATTCTTGATCGTGACCGGAAGGCTGCGGATCAGCTTCTCATCCGGCGTTACGAACAGCGTCTTCTGGTGGTCATAAATGACGAAGCCCGGCTTGGAGCCATTGGGCTTGCGGACGTGCCGAATCAGAGTATAATCGACCGGAACACTGCTGGATTCTTTGGCCTGGCTGTGGTAAGCCGCCAGCTGAGCCGCTTCCTGCAGTGTGTCCTCACTGAAGGAGTCGCTTCGGATGACCACATGCGAGCCCGGAATATCCTTTGTGTGCAGCCAGGTGTCGTTGGAAGACGCCAGCCGGTTCGTTACATATTCGTTCTGCAGATTGTTTTTGCCGACATACAGCTCGATGCCCTCGGAGGAGGTGTAGACGTGCAGGGTCGGCTTATCATTCTTTTTCTTCTTCTTGACCTTGCGTCCGCGGTCTCTCAGATAACCTTGCTGAATGAGCTCCTCCCGGATTTCGTCAATGTCGTTGAGAGAGGCGTGAGCCAGCTGCTGCAGCAGGCTGTTAAGATAAGCGATTTCCTGATGGGTTTTATCACTTTGCTCCTCGATGACCGCCAGGCTGTTTTTGTACTTGTTATATTTCTTGAAGTAGCGCTGGGCATTGTCTGAGGGAGAGAGCAGCGGGTCCAGAGGAATCATGATTGTCTTCTGCTCCTCATCGTAGAAGTTGACCAGCTCAGCCTTCTTGTCTCCCTTACTCAGCTGATGCAGATTCGCAAACAGAAGCTCTCCGGAAATCCGGTAATGATCGGCATCCTGCGCTTCCTCCAGATCCTTTTTCAAATAATCCAGCTTCTTGATATTCTTCGTCCGCTCATTCTGCAAAAACCGCAGCAGGTCGCTGACCTTCTGCTTTACCGCGTCCCGCTGGGCTTTCTCCCCGTAATAATCCTCCAGACAGCTGCTGATGCTGTCATACTCCTGAAGTGCTCCCGGCAGGAAGGTTAGAGGAATGACCGAGAACACCGTCTTGCCCTTGTCGTTGTCTCCGGTAACCGGGGTGTAGTCGTGCTGAGAAATGGACGCTGCAAGCCCGGAAAAAGCGTTCCACAGCGCTTCAGCCTGTCCGTCCTCACGATTCAGCTTGGCGTCTGCCGGCAAGCCGGCACGATGCACAACCTCCTGCGCGGCCAGCGGGCTGAAACCACTGAAGGCTTGAACGATCCAGGAGGTGACATTCTCCTCCTGGGCCTCGCGGAAAGCAGAGGCAAAGGCGTCTGCTCCGATCTCTAGGGGATGGTGCTTATGCTGCTGCGGCGGCTCGGTGTAGCTGAAGCCGGGCATGATGATCCGGTAGCTGCTGATCGCGGGGGTTACATGATGGATGCCGTCCAGAATATTTCCCGAGGCCGGATCTGCCAATATAATATTGCTGTGCCTTCCCATCAGCTCCACGATAATGACCTTGCTGGACACATCCCCCAGCTCATCGCGCTGCCTGATCTTGATGTGGATGATGCGCTCCATGCCAATCTGACTGATCTCCTCGATCGTGCCGCTCTCACAGTGCTTGCGCATCAGCATGCAGAACATGGGCGCCTCCACCGGGTTCACAAAGGTTTCCTGAGTCAGATGCACCCGCGGGTAAGTGGGGTTCGCCGACAGCAGAAGCTTGGCGTTTCCGCGTTGTGTCCGGAGGTGCAGCACGATGTCTCTCTCCCCGGGCTGATATATTTTATTGATCCGGGCGCCGATGCAGCCTTGAAGCTCCTGCACAATCGCCCGGGTTACGATACCGTCCAATGCCATAGTGTATTCTCCTCTTCTGAAGTCGCCATCACCGGCGGCGTTCTTCTCTATGATACAAAATTTCCGGCCAAAACTTAAGAGCTAATGGCGGGTGATAATTGCAGACCTGTCCGAATACATTTCAGAAGAAAGGTGGAAAAGCTGTCGTCCGCCGGAAATGTGTAACAACCGGGAGGGAAAGGAAGCATGGAACAAAAGCAATGGCACCAGATGGATACGAGCGAGCTGCAGCAGATGATGCAGGTTCATCCGCAGCAGGGCCTTACCGAGGAGGAAGTAGAGCAGCGGCGGAAGGAAAGCGGCTTTAACGAGCTGTCGGAGGGAGTGAAAATCTCTCCGTTCACGCTGTTTCTGAACCAGTTCAAGGATTTTATGGTGCTGGTGCTGCTAGGAGCCACTCTCGTGTCGGGAATGCTCGGGGAGTACTTGGATGCGGTAACGATTGTCGCAATCATTATGATCAATGCCGTCCTTGGGTTTGTGCAGGAATTCCGGGCGGAGCGTTCGCTGCGCGCCTTGAAGCAGCTGTCCGCGCCGGGAGCGAAGGTGATCCGAGACGGAAAAGTCGTGCATATTGCGGCAAAGCTGCTGGTGCCCGGGGATATGATCCTGGTGGAGAGCGGCGACCGCATTCCTGCAGACGTCCGGTGGCTGGAAAGCAGCAGCTGCAGTGTCGAGGAGTCGGCGCTGACCGGGGAATCCCTGCCGGTGAATAAGCATGCCGAGCCGATTGAAGGGGAGGATGTTCCTTTAGGTGACCGCAAAAACACCGGCTACATGGGCACAATGGTCACGCGCGGAACCGCCAAAGGAATCGTCATCTGCACGGGCATGAACACCGAAATGGGGAAGATTGCCGATCTTATTCAGAGCACCGAGTCCCAGGCAACTCCGCTGCAGCATCGCCTGGAGCAGCTGGGGAAAATATTGATTGGTGTTTCACTGGCATTGACGGTTATGGTGGTCGTGGCCGGTATTTTGCACGGACAGCCGGCTGCCGGCATGTTCCTGGCAGGGGTCAGCCTGGCGGTAGCTGCCATCCCGGAAGGGCTGCCAGCCATTGTAACGATCGCGCTGGCGCTAGGGGTCCAGCGGATGATCAAGCGCAAGGCGATCGTGCGGAAGCTGCCTTCGGTCGAAACCCTCGGCTGCGCCTCCGTCATCTGCTCTGACAAGACAGGCACGCTCACCCAGAACAAAATGACTGTGACCCGTGTCTGGACCGGCGGCGGGATGATGGAGGTCACCGGCCAGGGCTATGAGCCGCAGGGACAGATTCTGAAGGCCGCGAAGCCAGTGGAGCTGAGTAAGGAGCCGGCGCTGCGGCGGCTGCTTCAAATTAGCGTATTGTGCAACAATGCTGAAATTCAGGAAGTGAAGCCGGAAGACAGCAGGGGGAAAAAGAAAGCAGCCAAAGACGCCGGAGGCAGCGGTGCAAAGAGCGATTCCACCTGGGAGCTGAAGGGGGATCCAACCGAGGGAGCGCTGCTGGCGCTCGCCAGCAAAATGGGCATGAGCAGCTCGACTCTTTCCGGGCTGTATCAGCGGGAACGGGAATTTCCTTTCGATTCGGAGCGGAAGCTGATGTCGGTTCTGGTCAGTCATCAGGGCGGAAGGCTCATCTACACCAAGGGGGCGCCGGATGTCCTGCTGGATGCCTGTGCGTATATATTGTGGGATGGCAATGTCGTGCCGCTGACCGGAACCCTGAAGCAAAAGGTGCTGGCAGCCAACGAAGGTATGGCTGGCGATGCGCTGCGCGTGCTGGGCCTCGCTTACCGGGATCTCCGGTCTTATGACAAGCCGGATACCGAGAAGGAAGCGGAATGCCAGCTTGTGTTTGCCGGACTGACAGGCATGATCGATCCGCCAAGGCGAGAGGTTCGAGATGCGATTGCTGTCTGCCGCCGGGCCGGGATCAAGACCGTCATGATCACGGGAGATCATCGGACGACAGCAGAAGCGATTGCTGCCCAGCTGGGGATCATCCCGCGCGGCGGCTTGTCCATGACGGGACAAGAGCTGTCAAGAATGGACGATCAGGAGCTCGATGCGAAGGTGGACCACACCTACGTCTATGCGCGGGTCTCGCCGGAGCACAAGCTGCGGATTGTTAAGTCGCTGCAGCGCAAGGGACATGTGGTAGCCATGACCGGGGACGGCGTCAACGACGCTCCGGCGATCAAGGCGGCAGACATTGGCATTTCCATGGGCATTACCGGAACGGATGTGACCAAGGAGGCGTCGGCGCTGGTGCTCAGTGACGACAACTTCTCGACGATCGTGGCCGCTATTGAGGAAGGGCGGAGCATCTATGAGAACATCCGTAAGTTTATAAGATACTTGCTGGCATCCAATGTGGGCGAAATTCTGACGATGTTCTTTGCGATGATGATGGGTCTGCCGCTGCCGCTGGTGCCGATTCAGATTCTGTGGGTCAATCTCGTGACCGATGGTCTGCCGGCCATGGCGCTCGGGGTGGATCAGCCGGAGAAGGATCTGATGGAGCACAAGCCGCGCGGCGCGAAGGAGAACATCTTCGCCCGGCGGCTGGGCTGGAAGATTATCAGCCGAGGTATTCTGATCGGCTTGTGCACACTGGGCGCCTTCTGGCTCACGTTGAGCCATGCCCCTGACTCTCCGGGACAGCTGGCGAAAGCCCAGTCGGTGGCCTTCGCCACCCTGGTTATGGCGCAGCTCATTCATGTATTTGATTGCCGGAGCTCGCGCTCCATCTTTCACCGAAACCCGCTGCAGAACAAATATCTCGTTCTTGCCGTTCTCTCCTCCGTCCTGCTGCTGCTCGGCGTTATGTATATTGAAATGCTGCAGCCGATCTTCAAGACAGTGCCTCTCGGCCTTCGGGAGTGGGCGGTCACGCTTGTGGCTGCAGGGATTCCGACCTTCCTGATGGGAGCAGGCAGCGTCTGGGGCGGCCGGAAGAACCGGAGCCGCAGAAGCATGGTGAAAAGTGCAAACCTTTCAGCATAAAGTAAATTTCACATCTGTCCCTTCTGCGGTATGCTGAGAACAAGCAGCCGTAGAAGGGAGAAATAACAGACATGGAATTTACGAAGATGCATGGCCTTGGAAATGATTTTATTGTAGTTTATGGAGAACAGGAACTGCCTGCGGATGCTTCAGAGCGTGCGATTGAGCTGTGCAGCCGTTTTTTTGGAATTGGAGCCGACGGGCTTGTATATATACTGCCTTCCGAGGTGGCAGATTTTAAGATGCGCATTATGAACTCGGACGGCAGCGAAGCCGAGCAGTGTGGCAATGCCATCCGTTGTGTAGCCAAGTATGTGTATGACAAGGGCTACATCTCGCAGGAAGAGATCACGATCGAGACGCTGGGTGCCGGTGTGCAGCCGCTTACGCTGCAGCTGGAAGACGGCAAGGTGAAGACGGTTCGCGTCGATATGGGAGCGCCGGTGCTGGAGGGTCTTCAGGTTCCGACAACAGTAGACGCCAATCCGGTCATTCATCATCCGGTCGAGGTCGGCGGTCAGGCGTTCCGCTTTACAGCGGTATCCATGGGCAATCCGCATTGCGTTATTTATGTGGATGATGCGGTCGGCTTCGACCTGAGCACCTGGGGGCCGCTGCTGGAGACGCACCCGCTGTTCCCGAAGAAGATCAATGTCGAGTTTGCAACCGTTCAGCGCCGCGATTATATCGATATGCGTGTCTGGGAGCGCGGAGCCGGTCCAACACTGGCCTGCGGGACCGGAGCCTGCGCCACACTGGTTTCCTCCGTATTGAATGGGACCAGTGACCGCGCAGCTACGGTATCCCTGAAGGGCGGCGACCTGTTCATTGAGTGGGATGAGGACAGCAACCATGTATTTATGACAGGACCTGCAGCGTTTGTATTTGAAGGGAATGTCGACTAGTTTAACATTCAGGAGAGGGCCGGCGACGGTCCTCTTTTTGTCTCTTTACCGTATGTTGGTCTCTTTATCTTTGAATATCAAGTATGATACATTTATTTGAAAATATTGTTTGGCGGGGGGAGCGTACGGAATGAAACCGGATTTGCGTAAAGCGATGGCCGATCAAGTCCTGATCGGAGATGGGGCAATGGGAACCTTTTTGTACCAAAAGGGCTTTCCGGTCGGCATTTCCTACGAGGAGCTGAATTTAACAGCCCCGGAGGTCATCAGGGATGTGCACAAGCAGTACATGAAGGCCGGATCGGACGTGCTGGAGAGCAACACGTTCTCCGCCAACTATGACAAGCTGTCCAAATACGGGCTGGAGGGCAAGGTCGAGGAGATTAACCGTGCC is part of the Paenibacillus algicola genome and harbors:
- a CDS encoding YlbF family regulator yields the protein MSVSELNTVDMAEVLTYAYQLGDMINASVEVADYLYWKQAVENHPDVKALVRELQAKKELFEETERFGHFHPNYHEAKEQVSAVEAKLEGIEEVARFKLAEKNLDELLHSMSETIAFSVSDSIKVPSNDPLPKKGCGSGGGCQCG
- a CDS encoding YlbG family protein; this translates as MLAERTGFIIWVSDIKAARNLEKYGSVHYISRRMQYVVMYVNADRAEETARNVRRLSYVRKIERSYRNEIKKEYSSKTPDKTQFYGV
- a CDS encoding PHP domain-containing protein, producing the protein MQHHDRQGACDLHSHTTASDGMNSPSEQVSLARKKGLAAVAITDHDTVAGVQEALEAAPTGILVVPGVEISTQAGGKDIHVLGYYINHRDELLGERLRRLRDTREARNHMIIRRLNSLGMSITMEEVISGLGRELKPDESIGRPHIADVLVAKGYAQDLRDAFDRYLAQGKPGYAPQPRITPAEACAWITEAGGAAVLAHPGLYGEDALVQALLAEGGFDGIEVYHADHGAQEEERYRRMGEERGLILTGGSDYHGERQGVVFHGDLGSKTVPVSVLNQLQAVCRRGGASFQ
- a CDS encoding Rqc2 family fibronectin-binding protein — its product is MALDGIVTRAIVQELQGCIGARINKIYQPGERDIVLHLRTQRGNAKLLLSANPTYPRVHLTQETFVNPVEAPMFCMLMRKHCESGTIEEISQIGMERIIHIKIRQRDELGDVSSKVIIVELMGRHSNIILADPASGNILDGIHHVTPAISSYRIIMPGFSYTEPPQQHKHHPLEIGADAFASAFREAQEENVTSWIVQAFSGFSPLAAQEVVHRAGLPADAKLNREDGQAEALWNAFSGLAASISQHDYTPVTGDNDKGKTVFSVIPLTFLPGALQEYDSISSCLEDYYGEKAQRDAVKQKVSDLLRFLQNERTKNIKKLDYLKKDLEEAQDADHYRISGELLFANLHQLSKGDKKAELVNFYDEEQKTIMIPLDPLLSPSDNAQRYFKKYNKYKNSLAVIEEQSDKTHQEIAYLNSLLQQLAHASLNDIDEIREELIQQGYLRDRGRKVKKKKKNDKPTLHVYTSSEGIELYVGKNNLQNEYVTNRLASSNDTWLHTKDIPGSHVVIRSDSFSEDTLQEAAQLAAYHSQAKESSSVPVDYTLIRHVRKPNGSKPGFVIYDHQKTLFVTPDEKLIRSLPVTIKNQRS
- a CDS encoding calcium-translocating P-type ATPase, SERCA-type; translation: MEQKQWHQMDTSELQQMMQVHPQQGLTEEEVEQRRKESGFNELSEGVKISPFTLFLNQFKDFMVLVLLGATLVSGMLGEYLDAVTIVAIIMINAVLGFVQEFRAERSLRALKQLSAPGAKVIRDGKVVHIAAKLLVPGDMILVESGDRIPADVRWLESSSCSVEESALTGESLPVNKHAEPIEGEDVPLGDRKNTGYMGTMVTRGTAKGIVICTGMNTEMGKIADLIQSTESQATPLQHRLEQLGKILIGVSLALTVMVVVAGILHGQPAAGMFLAGVSLAVAAIPEGLPAIVTIALALGVQRMIKRKAIVRKLPSVETLGCASVICSDKTGTLTQNKMTVTRVWTGGGMMEVTGQGYEPQGQILKAAKPVELSKEPALRRLLQISVLCNNAEIQEVKPEDSRGKKKAAKDAGGSGAKSDSTWELKGDPTEGALLALASKMGMSSSTLSGLYQREREFPFDSERKLMSVLVSHQGGRLIYTKGAPDVLLDACAYILWDGNVVPLTGTLKQKVLAANEGMAGDALRVLGLAYRDLRSYDKPDTEKEAECQLVFAGLTGMIDPPRREVRDAIAVCRRAGIKTVMITGDHRTTAEAIAAQLGIIPRGGLSMTGQELSRMDDQELDAKVDHTYVYARVSPEHKLRIVKSLQRKGHVVAMTGDGVNDAPAIKAADIGISMGITGTDVTKEASALVLSDDNFSTIVAAIEEGRSIYENIRKFIRYLLASNVGEILTMFFAMMMGLPLPLVPIQILWVNLVTDGLPAMALGVDQPEKDLMEHKPRGAKENIFARRLGWKIISRGILIGLCTLGAFWLTLSHAPDSPGQLAKAQSVAFATLVMAQLIHVFDCRSSRSIFHRNPLQNKYLVLAVLSSVLLLLGVMYIEMLQPIFKTVPLGLREWAVTLVAAGIPTFLMGAGSVWGGRKNRSRRSMVKSANLSA
- the dapF gene encoding diaminopimelate epimerase codes for the protein MEFTKMHGLGNDFIVVYGEQELPADASERAIELCSRFFGIGADGLVYILPSEVADFKMRIMNSDGSEAEQCGNAIRCVAKYVYDKGYISQEEITIETLGAGVQPLTLQLEDGKVKTVRVDMGAPVLEGLQVPTTVDANPVIHHPVEVGGQAFRFTAVSMGNPHCVIYVDDAVGFDLSTWGPLLETHPLFPKKINVEFATVQRRDYIDMRVWERGAGPTLACGTGACATLVSSVLNGTSDRAATVSLKGGDLFIEWDEDSNHVFMTGPAAFVFEGNVD